From the Quercus lobata isolate SW786 chromosome 6, ValleyOak3.0 Primary Assembly, whole genome shotgun sequence genome, one window contains:
- the LOC115950885 gene encoding red chlorophyll catabolite reductase-like: MSCTFLPPCAYPLAPANLLAPKIPRTRPSFPCRLSMEKQQLIRGSKLMEFPYLTDPHRDTMVDLISAMENRLGSHHLLPSSVPPDVEHYQNETGTSQGTLHIRCGIDSSPIDFVLASWLHLEQPTGGALDITNIAGYLKSSTDVPHFQFELVKCSPTFLILFLDLIPRKDTVFSPDYLKTYYEDTQLEKFRQRLDQLPEVQPYFSSSLYFRRVVSPTGIVVSIKCEDGAGPELVEEIIREHVRPISNDIMRIWIDMCVGEGVEVGETERAVLEKRDSLIKSKAIEMDLSSSMPKQFGQEVADRVLRVIKSVYNV, encoded by the exons ATGTCTTGTACGTTTCTTCCACCATGTGCCTATCCACTAGCACCTGCAAATCTTCTGGCCCCAAAAATACCAAGAACAAGACCATCGTTTCCTTGTCGATTATCTATGGAGAAACAGCAGCTAATTAGAGGGTCCAAACTCATGGAATTCCCATACCTAACTGACCCACATAGGGATACCATGGTGGACCTCATCTCAGCCATGGAGAATCGCCTTGGttctcatcatcttcttccttcttcGGTCCCTCCTGACGTTGAACACTACCAAAATGAGACTGGCACTTCTCAAGGCACTCTTCACATTAGATGCGGCATCGACTCCTCTCCT ATTGATTTCGTACTAGCAAGTTGGCTTCACTTGGAGCAACCAACCGGTGGTGCCTTGGACATAACCAACATCGCTGGCTACCTCAAGTCATCAACAGACGTGCCCCACTTCCAATTCGAGCTTGTGAAATGCAGCCCCACATTTCTTATACTCTTCCTCGACTTGATTCCTCGCAAAGACACTGTTTTCAGTCCAGACTACCTCAAAACCTATTATGAAGATACCCAACTCGAAAAATTCAGGCAACGACTCGACCAACTCCCTGAGGTTCAACCCTACTTCTCGTCGTCCCTATATTTTCGTCGCGTGGTATCGCCTACTGGAATCGTGGTTAGCATAAAATGTGAGGATGGTGCTGGACCAGAACTTGTGGAAGAAATTATACGTGAACATGTTCGTCCCATATCGAATGACATTATGAGAATTTGGATTGATATGTGTGTTGGTGAGGGTGTGGAGGTAGGGGAAACTGAGAGAGCAGTATTGGAAAAGAGGGATAGCTTGATTAAAAGCAAGGCGATAGAGATGGACTTGAGCTCTAGCATGCCCAAGCAATTTGGACAAGAAGTGGCAGATCGAGTCTTGCGAGTTATAAAAAGTGTCTACAACGTATGA
- the LOC115950298 gene encoding uncharacterized protein LOC115950298 yields MWKLASRLDCVHLGRGFFLVRLLLKEDVDNVLKKGPWFVGGHFLSIRPWEPNFRASSTNVSSVALWIRLNELPIEYYNVKALHLIGGAIGNVLRVDTFTASKTRGLFARLCVQVDVGKPLATTVMIVTVGKAGLPETTTCDEKRDSSHDMNVANSPRLDGEPTKDMQDVHAACQDVVGQVQEAAHEDLYDPWVLVERKKNGTRLQRSGGSLGD; encoded by the exons ATGTGGAAGCTTGCAAGTAGACTAGATTGTGTGCATTTAGGGCGGGGTTTTTTCCTAGTAAGGTTGTTGTTGAAGGAAGATGTTGATAATGTATTGAAGAAAGGGCCATGGTTTGTCGGAGGTCACTTCTTGTCCATTAGGCCGTGGGAGCCAAATTTCAGAGCGTCGTCGACGAATGTATCTTCGGTTGCTTTGTGGATAAGGCTGAATGAACTTCCTATTGAATACTACAATGTTAAAGCCCTTCACCTTATTGGAGGAGCGATAGGAAACGTTCTGCGAGTAGATACCTTCACTGCGTCTAAAACGAGAGGACTTTTTGCTAGATTATGTGTCCAAGTAGATGTGGGAAAGCCTTTGGCAACCACGGTCATGATTG TTACGGTTGGTAAAGCCGGACTACCAGAAACGACGACCTGCGATGAGAAAAGAGATAGTTCACACGATATGAATGTTGCTAATAGTCCAAGGTTGGATGGGGAACCCACGAAGGACATGCAGGACGTGCATGCAGCATGCCAGGATGTTGTTGGGCAGGTTCAAGAGGCTGCACATGAGGATTTGTACGATCCGTGGGTGTTAGTGGAGCGCAAAAAGAATGGGACAAGATTGCAAAGGAGTGGTGGGTCCCTAGGTGATTAG
- the LOC115993858 gene encoding caltractin-like, translated as MSTQYRGASRKDKPRGRHHGLTQQKRQEIKEAFELFDTDGSGTIDAKELNVAMRALGFEMTEEQINQMIADVDKDGSGAIDFDEFVHMMTAKIGERDTKEELMKAFHIIDQDNNGKISVSDIKRIVKELDENFTDDDIKEMIEAADRDQDGEVNVEEFMRIMRRTTYGF; from the exons ATG TCAACTCAATATAGAGGGGCATCTAGGAAAGATAAACCCAGAGGACGCCATCATGGGTTAACTCAGCAGAAAAGGCAAGAGATCAAGGAAGCATTTGAGTTATTTGACACTGATGGCTCAG GCACTATTGATGCCAAGGAGTTGAATGTTGCCATGAG GGCTCTTGGTTTTGAAATGACAGAAGAG CAAATCAATCAAATGATTGCAGATGTTGACAAGGATGGCAGTGGAgcaattgattttgatgaattTGTGCACATGATGACAGCCAAAATTGGAGAAAGGGACACTAAGGAGGAGCTCATGAAAGCATTCCACATTATTGACCAAGATAACAAT GGGAAGATATCTGTCTCAGACATTAAGCGCATAGTAAAGGAGCTGGATGAGAACTTCACTGATGATGATATAAAAGAGATGATTGAGGCAGCTGACCGTGATC AGGATGGAGAAGTTAATGTTGAGGAGTTTATGCGGATTATGAGGAGAACTACATATGGGTTCTAG